The Psychrosphaera ytuae genome includes a region encoding these proteins:
- the purF gene encoding amidophosphoribosyltransferase, which translates to MCGIVGIVGKAPVNQIIYDGLTVLQHRGQDAAGIVTIDNGHFRLRKANGFVRDVFQERHMQRLQGNMGIGHVRYPTAGSSSSAEAQPFYVNSPFGISLAHNGNLTNATELKEILFKEARRHINTTSDSELLLNVLAHELCESNLMELTPADMFSAVRRVHHKVRGAYAVVSMIIGHGMLAFRDPNGIRPLVLGQRETEQGTEYMVASESVALDIDGFKLVRDVAPGEAIYITEQGELHTKQCHPDPKCVPCIFEYVYFARPDSRLNDVSVYGSRVKMGEYLGRKIKKEWADLDIDVVIPVPETSCDIALQIAHELDLPYRQGFVKNRYVGRTFIMPGQAQRKKSVRRKLNAISQEFKGKNVLLVDDSIVRGTTSEQIIEMARDAGANKVFFASAAPEIRFPNVYGIDMPSPNELIAYGREADEVAAMIGADELIYQSLDDLVNAVKDENPSILGFETSVFDGNYVTKDIDQTYLESLETARSDSAKSKSTPNETGLELHNEEN; encoded by the coding sequence ATGTGTGGTATTGTTGGTATAGTTGGCAAAGCGCCGGTTAATCAAATTATTTATGATGGATTAACGGTGTTACAGCATCGTGGCCAAGATGCAGCAGGTATTGTGACGATAGATAACGGTCACTTCCGCTTAAGAAAAGCCAACGGTTTTGTCCGTGATGTGTTTCAAGAGCGACACATGCAAAGACTTCAAGGCAATATGGGAATAGGGCACGTTAGATACCCCACCGCCGGAAGCTCAAGCTCTGCAGAAGCACAACCATTCTACGTAAACTCTCCTTTTGGTATCTCCCTCGCCCACAACGGCAACCTCACCAACGCAACTGAACTCAAAGAAATATTATTCAAAGAAGCTAGACGTCATATCAACACCACGTCTGATTCTGAGTTGTTGTTAAATGTATTAGCACACGAGTTATGTGAATCTAATTTAATGGAGTTAACTCCGGCAGATATGTTCAGTGCGGTACGCCGAGTTCACCACAAAGTTCGCGGTGCTTACGCGGTTGTTTCCATGATTATCGGTCACGGTATGTTGGCGTTTAGAGACCCTAACGGCATTCGCCCTCTTGTTTTGGGTCAGCGCGAGACCGAGCAAGGTACTGAGTACATGGTTGCCTCAGAGAGTGTTGCTTTGGATATTGATGGCTTTAAATTAGTCAGAGATGTTGCACCTGGTGAAGCCATATATATCACCGAGCAAGGTGAATTACACACTAAACAATGTCACCCGGACCCTAAATGCGTTCCTTGTATTTTTGAATATGTTTATTTTGCACGACCTGATTCGAGACTAAATGATGTTTCTGTTTATGGTTCACGAGTCAAAATGGGTGAGTACTTAGGTCGTAAAATCAAAAAAGAATGGGCCGATCTGGATATTGATGTGGTTATTCCAGTACCGGAAACCAGCTGTGATATCGCTCTTCAAATTGCCCATGAGTTAGATCTGCCATATCGCCAAGGGTTTGTTAAAAACCGCTATGTGGGCCGTACCTTCATTATGCCGGGTCAGGCACAGCGTAAAAAGTCAGTCCGTCGTAAGCTCAATGCCATTAGCCAAGAGTTTAAAGGCAAAAATGTCCTGTTAGTAGACGATTCGATTGTCCGCGGTACAACGTCTGAGCAAATTATAGAGATGGCTAGAGATGCAGGTGCTAATAAGGTGTTTTTTGCGTCAGCTGCTCCAGAGATTCGTTTCCCTAATGTTTATGGTATTGATATGCCATCTCCAAATGAATTAATTGCATATGGAAGAGAAGCGGATGAAGTCGCGGCCATGATTGGTGCAGATGAGTTGATTTATCAATCATTGGACGATTTGGTCAATGCTGTTAAGGACGAAAACCCGTCTATTTTAGGTTTTGAAACGTCGGTTTTTGACGGCAATTACGTCACTAAAGACATAGATCAAACCTATTTAGAGTCACTAGAAACGGCCCGTTCCGATTCTGCCAAATCAAAATCAACACCAAATGAAACAGGATTAGAACTTCACAACGAAGAAAATTAA
- a CDS encoding tetratricopeptide repeat-containing sulfotransferase family protein, translating to MSALSPIEQAKKAANCAHQHDRQGFKSTLSEMLKDQLALGVNWFPMAQFASVLGEINLAKQALDLLLSQSPQLGHFIQAAGMYAEWGDVNNAESILNKVPEAQRDNRWYHLNGVLLSQKGELQPAVEAFSVALQKAPLSMPTWMSLAKIQPLSEPQLAQLKAVNPEHFDLLTQAQFYTTLVEHHEGKGEKDLADSHLEQANQRMASMYANNGFSMSAQLSDNLKIKQVFSSLTSQSNSQYEHYAPVFIVGLPRSGTTLLARILTSHSDFDGGHEYALSRKALLPQEIHQDNLDKARFADQYLDLLAQRGLDTKLRIVDKTVDLHRYVGLLAEVFPKAKFIFIDRDEQDNKWSCYRNFFATGVPWSYKVEEINDYFDNFYQMTSHWKSLLGERGISISYEDLVREPQEVLESLFEALGVEFDDSVLSFYQRKDDLVNTVSFKQVRSPLNDNSINSARRNF from the coding sequence ATGTCAGCGCTGAGTCCAATTGAACAGGCTAAAAAGGCGGCTAATTGTGCACATCAACACGATCGGCAAGGCTTTAAATCAACTCTAAGTGAAATGCTTAAAGACCAATTGGCACTCGGCGTAAACTGGTTTCCTATGGCTCAGTTTGCTTCAGTACTTGGCGAAATAAATTTAGCAAAGCAGGCGCTGGACTTATTGTTGAGCCAAAGCCCACAGCTAGGTCACTTTATTCAAGCTGCAGGTATGTATGCGGAGTGGGGCGATGTCAACAATGCTGAGTCGATCTTAAACAAAGTACCAGAGGCGCAAAGAGACAACCGTTGGTATCACCTCAATGGCGTATTGCTAAGTCAAAAAGGGGAGTTACAGCCAGCTGTAGAGGCTTTTTCGGTCGCATTACAAAAAGCCCCATTGAGTATGCCTACTTGGATGTCTTTAGCTAAAATACAGCCGCTTTCTGAACCACAGCTCGCACAATTGAAAGCGGTTAATCCAGAGCACTTTGATTTGCTAACTCAAGCGCAGTTTTATACGACTCTAGTCGAACACCACGAAGGAAAAGGTGAAAAAGATCTGGCAGATAGTCATCTCGAACAAGCAAATCAGCGTATGGCGTCGATGTACGCAAATAATGGCTTTTCGATGTCTGCACAGTTATCGGATAACTTGAAAATAAAGCAGGTATTTTCTTCCTTAACTTCTCAATCCAATAGCCAGTATGAGCATTATGCGCCAGTATTTATCGTCGGTCTGCCTAGGTCTGGGACCACACTACTGGCGAGGATTTTGACTTCTCATTCAGATTTTGATGGTGGCCACGAATACGCATTGTCTCGTAAGGCTTTGTTACCTCAAGAAATACACCAAGATAACCTAGATAAAGCTCGTTTTGCGGATCAGTATTTGGATTTATTAGCCCAGCGGGGTTTGGATACAAAGCTTCGTATCGTTGACAAAACTGTCGACTTACATAGATATGTTGGTCTTTTGGCAGAAGTATTTCCTAAAGCTAAATTTATTTTCATCGACAGGGACGAACAGGATAACAAGTGGTCGTGCTACCGAAACTTTTTTGCCACGGGTGTGCCTTGGAGTTATAAGGTGGAAGAAATTAATGATTACTTTGATAACTTTTATCAAATGACTTCTCATTGGAAGTCCTTGTTAGGTGAGCGTGGCATTTCAATATCTTATGAAGATTTAGTACGTGAGCCTCAAGAGGTTCTGGAGTCTCTGTTTGAGGCACTTGGAGTTGAGTTTGATGATAGCGTTCTTAGTTTTTATCAACGCAAAGATGACCTAGTTAATACGGTGAGCTTTAAGCAAGTTCGCAGTCCGCTAAATGACAATTCTATAAATTCTGCTCGCAGAAATTTTTAA
- a CDS encoding TonB-dependent receptor, producing the protein MKNYKLSLAALTVAAALGTAMPAMANSGAIQGSSSSAAGTTLGAVTITIENVDTGLKRTVVSDASGNFRFPLLPAGTYKVVASKDGFAPTVQENVAVGISGKVTVNLALQEQGIERIAVSGSAISLVDVTSSNTGIVVDSLTIDKVPVPRDLTGVALLAPGTTKGDSAFGNLPSIGGASVAENAYFVNGLNLTNFRTGVGSSNPPFEMYESFEVKTGGYSAEFGRAMGGVINAKTKSGTNEFKWGVNAQWEPDALREDKPSQIREDGTYRINNSQDANTFWDVNIWASGAIIEDKLFFYTLYNPRSDVFESQGSESVNSGDILRSDYESVDEDAFWGLKLDWYINDDNILEFTSFSDKSTTDTSRLDMRNGEPRDTEKLGFVKEGGLNWTLKYTSVINDNLSISAQYGVNESDRTQQSALDANPAVYYYYPTSGSFVPGGNFANFSIGEGDDERQVFRIDADIYVGDHEIRVGVDTEKLTANQVTVNSGGAYYLYYLNDDDPNNVFEEEVRRRTYSAGGSFESNNFAYYIQDTWQVTDQLVLNLGLRNDSFENLNGNGEPFVKLDNQWAPRLGAVYDVNGDGESKIWASFGRYYLPVAANTNIRLSGAETYIQEFWAFNGYEDEALGIPVISGNKTRQDQIFSDGDVPDTSAIVDAGIDPMYSDEFILGYQFQLNDEWSMAIQANYRELGVTIEDVAVDFGLNKYLEREFGSSCTECTGFHYYVLGNPGTEMTITTDPDGDGPLAKQAYTIPAADLNYPESIRKYTAIDISVEKAWDGVWFMNAAYTWSKSEGNNEGYIRSDNGQDDAGLTTLFDQPGLLDGAYGLLPNDRTHQIKAYGTYQITENFNVGANFSYQSGRPKNAFGYHPTDVFAQAYGSESFYAAGKLAPRGSYGRTDSVMQLDLSASYTVPVGESTVTFRADVFNVFNSDTVTEVDEIHDRDGQDYDASNPAAAELNPNFGKATNWQTPRYVRLSASYRF; encoded by the coding sequence ATGAAAAACTACAAACTAAGCTTAGCTGCGCTAACCGTAGCAGCAGCGTTAGGTACTGCTATGCCAGCAATGGCAAACTCAGGTGCCATCCAAGGTAGCTCAAGTAGTGCTGCAGGGACGACATTAGGCGCGGTAACCATTACCATCGAAAATGTTGACACTGGTCTTAAGCGTACAGTTGTATCAGATGCTTCGGGTAACTTTAGGTTCCCTCTACTACCGGCGGGTACTTATAAGGTCGTCGCAAGTAAAGACGGTTTTGCACCAACAGTTCAAGAAAATGTTGCTGTTGGTATTTCAGGTAAGGTAACCGTTAACCTTGCACTTCAAGAGCAAGGTATTGAGCGCATTGCGGTAAGTGGCAGCGCTATCTCACTAGTTGATGTTACTAGCTCTAACACAGGTATCGTTGTTGATAGCTTAACTATTGACAAAGTACCAGTACCTCGTGACTTAACAGGTGTTGCGTTATTAGCACCAGGTACAACCAAAGGTGACAGCGCATTTGGTAACTTACCATCAATTGGTGGTGCGTCAGTTGCAGAAAACGCGTATTTCGTTAACGGTCTTAACCTTACAAACTTCCGTACAGGTGTTGGTTCATCAAACCCTCCATTCGAAATGTACGAATCATTTGAAGTTAAAACAGGTGGTTATTCTGCTGAGTTTGGTCGTGCTATGGGTGGTGTTATCAACGCCAAAACTAAGTCAGGTACTAACGAATTCAAATGGGGCGTTAACGCACAGTGGGAGCCTGATGCACTTCGTGAAGACAAGCCATCACAAATTCGTGAAGATGGTACATACCGTATCAACAACTCTCAAGATGCAAATACTTTCTGGGATGTAAACATTTGGGCTTCTGGTGCGATCATCGAAGACAAACTATTCTTCTACACACTTTACAACCCGCGTTCAGACGTATTTGAATCGCAAGGTAGCGAAAGCGTTAACAGCGGTGATATTCTTCGCTCTGACTATGAAAGCGTTGACGAAGATGCGTTCTGGGGTCTTAAACTAGACTGGTACATCAATGATGACAACATTCTAGAGTTTACCTCTTTCTCGGATAAGAGCACGACAGATACATCTCGTTTAGATATGAGAAACGGAGAACCTAGAGATACAGAAAAGTTAGGCTTCGTAAAAGAAGGTGGTCTTAACTGGACACTTAAATACACTTCTGTCATCAATGACAACCTATCTATCTCTGCGCAATACGGTGTGAATGAGTCTGACCGTACACAGCAAAGTGCACTAGATGCAAACCCAGCGGTTTACTATTACTATCCAACTAGTGGTAGCTTTGTACCGGGTGGTAATTTTGCAAACTTCTCTATCGGCGAAGGTGATGACGAACGTCAAGTGTTCCGTATTGATGCTGACATTTACGTAGGCGACCACGAAATTCGCGTGGGTGTCGATACCGAAAAACTCACGGCAAACCAAGTTACGGTTAACTCTGGCGGTGCGTATTATCTTTACTACCTAAACGATGATGATCCAAACAACGTATTTGAAGAAGAAGTTCGTCGTAGAACTTATTCTGCAGGTGGTTCGTTTGAATCAAATAACTTTGCTTACTACATCCAAGATACGTGGCAAGTGACTGACCAATTGGTACTTAACCTTGGTCTACGTAACGACTCGTTTGAAAACTTAAACGGTAACGGTGAACCGTTTGTTAAGTTAGACAACCAGTGGGCGCCACGTCTTGGTGCAGTTTACGATGTTAATGGCGATGGTGAGTCTAAAATTTGGGCGAGCTTTGGTCGTTACTACCTACCAGTAGCTGCAAATACTAACATTCGTCTATCAGGTGCTGAGACTTATATCCAAGAGTTCTGGGCATTTAATGGTTATGAAGACGAAGCACTAGGTATTCCAGTTATCTCTGGCAATAAAACTCGTCAAGACCAAATCTTCTCTGACGGTGACGTGCCTGACACAAGTGCAATCGTAGATGCAGGTATTGACCCAATGTACTCTGACGAGTTTATTCTTGGTTACCAATTCCAGTTAAACGATGAGTGGAGCATGGCAATTCAAGCTAACTACCGTGAGCTAGGTGTAACTATCGAAGACGTTGCAGTAGACTTTGGCTTGAATAAGTACTTAGAGCGTGAGTTCGGTTCTAGCTGTACTGAATGTACTGGTTTCCATTACTATGTATTGGGTAACCCAGGCACAGAGATGACAATTACAACAGACCCTGATGGCGATGGCCCTCTAGCTAAGCAAGCTTATACCATCCCTGCAGCGGACTTAAACTACCCAGAGTCAATTCGTAAGTACACTGCAATCGACATCTCAGTAGAAAAAGCTTGGGATGGTGTTTGGTTTATGAACGCAGCATATACATGGTCTAAATCTGAAGGTAACAACGAAGGTTATATCCGTTCAGATAATGGTCAGGACGATGCTGGTTTGACAACACTATTTGACCAACCAGGTCTACTAGATGGTGCATATGGTTTACTTCCAAATGACCGTACTCACCAAATCAAAGCATACGGTACATACCAGATCACTGAGAACTTCAACGTAGGTGCGAACTTCTCTTACCAATCTGGTCGTCCTAAAAATGCATTTGGTTATCACCCAACTGACGTATTTGCCCAGGCCTACGGCTCTGAGTCATTCTACGCAGCGGGTAAACTTGCGCCACGTGGCTCATACGGCCGCACTGACTCGGTAATGCAATTAGACCTTTCTGCTAGCTACACTGTGCCAGTAGGTGAGTCGACTGTTACGTTCCGAGCTGACGTGTTCAACGTATTCAACTCTGACACAGTTACAGAAGTTGATGAAATACACGATAGAGACGGTCAAGACTACGATGCTAGCAACCCTGCAGCAGCAGAGCTTAACCCTAACTTCGGTAAAGCTACAAACTGGCAAACTCCGCGTTATGTTCGCTTAAGTGCGTCATACCGTTTCTAA
- the folD gene encoding bifunctional methylenetetrahydrofolate dehydrogenase/methenyltetrahydrofolate cyclohydrolase FolD → MTARLIDGKAIAQTVRDKVKTGVSARLKANRRAPGLAVILVGQDPASQVYVGNKKKACEEVGLVSKSYDLPATTTEQELLALVDELNENKEIDGILVQLPLPHGLNPERILERIHPHKDVDGFHPYNIGRLAQRVPALRPCTPKGIMTLLDNTHVFYKGKHAVIVGASNIVGRPMSLELLLAGCTTTVCHKFTQDLEAQVRQADILVVAVGKPEFIPGDWVKPGAIVIDVGINRLEDGRLVGDIQFDEAAERASWITPVPGGVGPMTVASLVENTLEACEKFHS, encoded by the coding sequence ATGACTGCCAGATTGATAGATGGTAAAGCCATCGCCCAAACCGTAAGAGATAAAGTAAAAACCGGTGTAAGTGCCAGACTCAAAGCAAACCGCCGTGCGCCTGGTTTAGCCGTTATCCTTGTCGGCCAAGATCCTGCCTCTCAGGTATATGTAGGAAATAAGAAGAAAGCTTGTGAAGAAGTCGGGTTAGTTTCAAAGTCTTACGACTTGCCTGCAACTACAACAGAACAAGAACTCCTGGCACTTGTCGATGAACTAAATGAAAATAAAGAAATTGATGGGATATTAGTGCAACTGCCGTTACCTCACGGCTTGAATCCAGAGCGTATACTAGAGCGCATCCATCCGCACAAAGATGTTGATGGCTTTCATCCTTACAATATCGGTCGCCTAGCACAACGCGTCCCGGCCCTGCGCCCATGTACGCCCAAAGGCATAATGACATTATTAGACAATACTCATGTCTTCTATAAAGGAAAACACGCGGTCATTGTTGGTGCTTCTAACATTGTAGGTCGCCCTATGTCATTAGAACTATTGCTCGCAGGTTGTACGACAACTGTTTGTCACAAGTTTACTCAAGATCTTGAGGCACAAGTTAGACAGGCAGATATTTTAGTTGTTGCAGTGGGTAAACCCGAATTTATTCCTGGCGATTGGGTTAAACCCGGTGCCATTGTAATCGATGTTGGTATAAATAGATTAGAAGACGGCAGACTAGTTGGTGACATTCAGTTTGACGAGGCAGCTGAACGTGCGTCTTGGATTACGCCAGTTCCTGGTGGCGTTGGGCCTATGACAGTAGCTTCATTGGTCGAAAACACCTTGGAAGCGTGTGAGAAATTTCACAGTTAA